One segment of Cyprinus carpio isolate SPL01 chromosome A17, ASM1834038v1, whole genome shotgun sequence DNA contains the following:
- the LOC109093242 gene encoding lisH domain-containing protein C1711.05-like isoform X2, whose translation MEELVSSQSDVVGRLAFKYMMCKVDSSSDSESESNPRGSDVSSKGCDSSAPEAPQTLQRFTGQHQQSLDPYDGSSEDSGSSAEGSKKQRLGGFRAKGTGRRSAPGEVRARSGAADVQMRSSSDSEQETPDQGLCSPCKSLMCVKADLSDSGFNTRSSLNSPAVPSARDTPSPDSPALHAAFSKRKFFPPPGDADDGMQRKRQCISDMEVESVAF comes from the exons ATGGAAGAACTGGTCAGTAGTCAGTCAGACGTTGTTGGCAGACTAGCATTCAAATACATG ATGTGTAAAGTGGACTCCAGCTCAGACTCAGAATCCGAGTCTAACCCGAGAGGGTCTGACGTCAGCAGCAAG GGCTGTGACAGCAGCGCTCCAGAGGCTCCTCAGACTCTCCAGCGCTTCACTGGACAACACCAACAG AGCCTGGATCCCTATGATGGCAGTTCTGAAGACTCTGGTTCTTCTGCTGAAGGGTCAAAGAAGCAAAGGCTCGGCGGGTTCCGGGCGAAAGGGACGGGCCGCAGATCTGCTCCCGGAGAAGTGAGGGCGAGGTCAGGTGCTGCAGATGTTCAGATGCGGTCATCCAGCGACTCGGAGCAGGAGACACCAGACCAGGGCCTCTGCTCTCCCTGTAAGAGCCTAATGTGTGTAAAAGCGGATCTGTCCGACTCCGGATTCAACACCAGATCCTCCCTGAACTCTCCTGCCGTGCCCTCCGCCAGAGACACCCCATCTCCAGACAGCCCTGCTCTCCATGCAGCGTTCTCCAAGAGGAAGTTCTTCCCGCCGCCAGGAGACGCGGATGATGGGATGCAGAGGAAGCGGCAGTGCATCAGTGATATGGAGGTGGAGAGCGTGGCTTTCTGA
- the LOC109093242 gene encoding lisH domain-containing protein C1711.05-like isoform X1: MEELVSSQSDVVGRLAFKYMEMCKVDSSSDSESESNPRGSDVSSKGCDSSAPEAPQTLQRFTGQHQQSLDPYDGSSEDSGSSAEGSKKQRLGGFRAKGTGRRSAPGEVRARSGAADVQMRSSSDSEQETPDQGLCSPCKSLMCVKADLSDSGFNTRSSLNSPAVPSARDTPSPDSPALHAAFSKRKFFPPPGDADDGMQRKRQCISDMEVESVAF; the protein is encoded by the exons ATGGAAGAACTGGTCAGTAGTCAGTCAGACGTTGTTGGCAGACTAGCATTCAAATACATG GAGATGTGTAAAGTGGACTCCAGCTCAGACTCAGAATCCGAGTCTAACCCGAGAGGGTCTGACGTCAGCAGCAAG GGCTGTGACAGCAGCGCTCCAGAGGCTCCTCAGACTCTCCAGCGCTTCACTGGACAACACCAACAG AGCCTGGATCCCTATGATGGCAGTTCTGAAGACTCTGGTTCTTCTGCTGAAGGGTCAAAGAAGCAAAGGCTCGGCGGGTTCCGGGCGAAAGGGACGGGCCGCAGATCTGCTCCCGGAGAAGTGAGGGCGAGGTCAGGTGCTGCAGATGTTCAGATGCGGTCATCCAGCGACTCGGAGCAGGAGACACCAGACCAGGGCCTCTGCTCTCCCTGTAAGAGCCTAATGTGTGTAAAAGCGGATCTGTCCGACTCCGGATTCAACACCAGATCCTCCCTGAACTCTCCTGCCGTGCCCTCCGCCAGAGACACCCCATCTCCAGACAGCCCTGCTCTCCATGCAGCGTTCTCCAAGAGGAAGTTCTTCCCGCCGCCAGGAGACGCGGATGATGGGATGCAGAGGAAGCGGCAGTGCATCAGTGATATGGAGGTGGAGAGCGTGGCTTTCTGA
- the LOC109092724 gene encoding LOW QUALITY PROTEIN: WD repeat-containing protein 20-like (The sequence of the model RefSeq protein was modified relative to this genomic sequence to represent the inferred CDS: inserted 1 base in 1 codon), whose translation MSKMAAEGGGKEMNEIKSQFSTREGAYKLLTHSEYSRPNRVPFNSQGSNPVRVSFVNVNDQSGNGERICFNVGRELYFYIYKGVRKAADLSKPIDKRIYKGTQPTCHDFNHLTATAESVSLLVGFSAGQVQLIDPIKKETSKLFNEERLIDKSRVTCVKWVPGSESLFLVAHSSGSMYLYNVEHTCGTTAPHYQLLKQGENYSVHTCKSKSTRNPLLKWTVGEGALNEFSFSPDGKFLACVSQDGFLRVFNFDAVELHGTMKSYFGGLLCVCWSPDGKYIVAGGEDDLVTVWCFADCRVIARGHGHKSWVSVVAFDHYTTSVEESEPMEFSGSDEDFQDQIHFGRDRANSTQSRLSKRNSTDSRPVSVTYRFGSVGQDTQLCLWDLTEDILFPHLPLSRTRTHTNVMNASGPPATGSGGSGAIITGSSNPSTNGSSSSSSVPGNTLPAPLPRSNSLPHSAASTTNSKSAASDNPIAAGVSKFATLSLHDRKERHPXKDHKRNHSMGHISSKSSDKLNLLTKTKTDPAKTLGTQLCPRMEDVPLLEPLICKKIAHERLTVLIFLEDCIVTACQEGFICTWARPGKVGLLSSQNQANSPQWNSSIASISAAMRSVSAQSSLCSSLLLFLSLRRPVFAVNPWKDCTAAAGSFHFFCSHRVFI comes from the exons ATGTCAAAGATGGCGGCGGAGGGAGGAGGGAAGGAGATGAACGAGATCAAGAGTCAGTTCAGCACGCGGGAAGGCGCGTATAAACTCCTCACGCACTCAGAGTACAGCAGACCCAACCGAGTGCCCTTCAACTCGCAGGGATCGAACCCCGTCAGAGTCTCGTTCGTCAACGTCAACGATCAGTCCGGGAACGGCGAGCGCATCTGCTTCAATGTGGGCCGGGAGCTCTACTTCTACATCTATAAAGGCGTCCGGAAG gctgctGATCTGAGTAAGCCCATAGACAAGAGGATCTACAAGGGAACGCAGCCCACGTGTCACGACTTCAATCACCTGACAGCGACGGCGGAGAGCGTGTCTCTGCTGGTGGGCTTCTCCGCCGGACAGGTGCAGCTCATCGACCCCATCAAGAAGGAGACCAGCAAACTCTTCAATGAAGAG AGACTCATAGATAAATCCCGGGTCACGTGTGTGAAGTGGGTCCCGGGCTCCGAGAGCCTGTTCCTCGTGGCTCACTCCAGCGGGAGCATGTACCTGTATAACGTGGAGCACACCTGCGGCACCACGGCGCCTCACTACCAGCTGCTGAAGCAGGGCGAGAACTACAGCGTTCACACCTGCAAGAGCAAGTCCACGCGCAACCCTCTGCTCAAGTGGACGGTGGGCGAGGGCGCGCTGAACGAGTTCTCCTTCTCGCCCGACGGGAAGTTCCTGGCCTGCGTGAGTCAGGACGGCTTCCTGCGGGTCTTCAACTTCGACGCGGTGGAGCTGCACGGCACCATGAAGAGCTACTTCGGAGGCCTGCTGTGCGTCTGCTGGAGCCCTGACGGGAAGTACATCGTGGCCGGCGGCGAGGACGACCTGGTGACCGTCTGGTGCTTCGCAGACTGCCGGGTGATCGCCCGCGGACACGGACACAAGTCCTGGGTGAGCGTGGTGGCGTTTGACCACTACACCACCAGCGTGGAGGAGAGCGAGCCCATGGAGTTCAGCGGCAGCGACGAGGACTTCCAGGATCAAATCCACTTCGGCCGAGACCGGGCCAACAGCACACAGTCACGTCTGTCCAAGCGCAACTCGACGGACAGCCGGCCGGTCAGCGTGACGTACCGCTTCGGCTCGGTGGGGCAGGACACTCAGCTGTGCCTGTGGGACCTGACGGAGGACATCCTGTTCCCTCACCTGCCGCTGTCCCGGACGCGGACGCACACTAACGTGATGAACGCCAGCGGCCCGCCGGCCACAGGGAGCGGAGGCAGCGGCGCCATCATCACCGGCTCCAGCAACCCCAGCACCaacggcagcagcagcagctccagtGTTCCGGGGAATACACTCCCCGCGCCGCTGCCGCGCTCCAACAGTCTCCCGCACTCCGCCGCCAGCACCACCAACAGCAAGAGCGCCGCCTCGGACAACCCCATCGCCGCCGGCGTCAGCAAGTTCGCCACGCTCTCGCTGCACGACCGCAAAGAGCGGCACC ACAAAGACCACAAGCGCAACCACAGCATGGGCCACATCAGCAGCAAGAGCAGCGACAAGCTCAACCTGCTGACCAAAACCAAAACAGACCCCGCCAAGACTCTGGGCACGCAGCTGTGTCCGCGCATGGAGGACGTGCCGCTGCTCGAGCCGCTCATCTGTAAAAAGATCGCACACGAGAGACTGACCGTGCTCATCTTTCTAGAGGACTGTATCGTCACCGCGTGTCAGGAGGGGTTCATCTGCACGTGGGCGAGACCCGGCAAAGTG GGTTTGTTGTCATCCCAGAACCAAGCCAACTCTCCCCAGTGGAACAGTAGTATAGCCTCTATTTCTGCTGCTATGAGATCCGTCTCCGCTCAGAGCTCCTTGTGTTCCTCTCTCCTGCTCTTTCTGTCGCTCCGGAGGCCCGTGTTCGCAGTGAATCCGTGGAAAGACTGTACCGCAGCCGCGGGCTCCTTCCATTTCTTCTGTTCTCACagagtatttatttaa
- the LOC109071264 gene encoding MAPK/MAK/MRK overlapping kinase-like isoform X2, protein MNNYRTIRKIGEGTFSEVMKVQSLRDGKHYACKTMKQPIESVDQAHNLREVQAMKRLGPHPNILQLHELIYDKDTGTLSLICELMEMNIYEFIKGTVRCVCCVEVLHTEVNVSCVPPPGRQCPLAESKVKHYMFQLCRSLDHMHSHGIFHRDVKPENILIKNDVLKLADFGSCRSIFSRPPHTEYISTRWYRAPECLLTDGHYSQKMDVWSAGCVFFEILSLSPLFPGRNELDQVNKIHDVLGTPDITLLQKFKQSRAMRFDFPPRKGCGISHLIPQCSAAALSLLHLMLTYDPEERISARAALQHPCFRDLRMSERKAASLRKAIGAVEGESSGIPASVDQLWRIARQGRRQHLKHAGDPFSRRNASHFPLELPKLNVVVPTPSIPYPVSSFPALTGSHRGSLPAISKKCHPRLTKPKEEPHRFKSYYMPPLERRPDEC, encoded by the exons ATGAACA ATTACAGAACCATCCGGAAGATCGGAGAGGGAACGTTTTCTGAGGTCATGAAGGTCCAGAGTCTGAGGGACGGAAAACACTACGCCTGTAAAACCATGAAACAACCCATCGAGAG TGTGGATCAGGCTCACAATCTCAGGGAGGTTCAAGCCATGAAGCGTTTGGGTCCCCATCCCAACATCCTCCAGCTTCATGAGCTCATTTA CGATAAAGACACAGGAACGCTGTCACTCATCTGTGAGCTCATGGAGATGAACATATACGAGTTTATTAAAGGTACGGTACGGTGTGTTTGCTGTGTTGAAGTGCTTCACACGGAAGTAAATGTGTCTTGTGTTCCTCCTCCAGGCCGCCAGTGTCCTCTAGCGGAGAGTAAAGTCAAGCACTACATGTTCCAGCTGTGCCGCTCTCTGGATCACATGCACAG TCATGGAATATTCCACAGAGACGTGAAGCCAGAGAACATCTTGATCAAA AACGATGTGCTGAAGCTGGCAGACTTCGGCTCCTGCAGGAGCATCTTCTCCAGACCTCCTCACACCGAGTACATCTCCACACGCTGGTACCGAGCGCCCGAGTGCCTGCTGACCGACGGACACTACTCGCAGAAGATGGACGTGTGGAGCGCCGGATGCGTCTTCTTCGAGATCCTCAG TCTGAGCCCTTTATTCCCCGGACGAAACGAGTTAGACCAGGTCAACAAGATCCACGACGTGCTGGGCACGCCGGACATCACGCTGCTGCAGAAGTTCAAACA GTCTCGTGCGATGCGCTTTGATTTCCCTCCTCGCAAAGGCTGTGGGATTTCCCATCTGATCCCTCAGTGTTCTGCAGCTGCGCTGTCTCTGCTGCACCTGATGCTGACCTACGACCCCGAGGAGCGCATCAGCGCCCGCGCAGCACTGCAGCACCCCTGCTTCAGAGACCTGCG GATGTCTGAGAGGAAAGCAGCGAGTCTGCGGAAGGCGATCGGAGCTGTAGAGGGAGAATCCAGCGGGATTCCTGCATCCGTGGATCAGCTGTGGAGAATCGCACGGCAGGGGAGACGACAG CATCTCAAGCACGCCGGCGACCCGTTCAGCCGACGAAACGCCTCACATTTCCCTCTGGAGCTACCAAAACTCAACGTGGTGGTCCCCACACCCAGCATCCCTTACCCAGTGTCCAGCTTCCCAGCGCTGACCGGTTCACACCGCGGCTCTCTGCCTGCCATCTCCAAAAAGTGCCACCCGCGTCTGACTAAA CCCAAAGAAGAGCCACACCGTTTCAAGAGCTACTACATGCCTCCGCTGGAGCGCCGTCCAGACGAGTGCTGA
- the LOC109071264 gene encoding MAPK/MAK/MRK overlapping kinase-like isoform X1, with product MSLERNSPRSERRTPSLSHRDYRTIRKIGEGTFSEVMKVQSLRDGKHYACKTMKQPIESVDQAHNLREVQAMKRLGPHPNILQLHELIYDKDTGTLSLICELMEMNIYEFIKGTVRCVCCVEVLHTEVNVSCVPPPGRQCPLAESKVKHYMFQLCRSLDHMHSHGIFHRDVKPENILIKNDVLKLADFGSCRSIFSRPPHTEYISTRWYRAPECLLTDGHYSQKMDVWSAGCVFFEILSLSPLFPGRNELDQVNKIHDVLGTPDITLLQKFKQSRAMRFDFPPRKGCGISHLIPQCSAAALSLLHLMLTYDPEERISARAALQHPCFRDLRMSERKAASLRKAIGAVEGESSGIPASVDQLWRIARQGRRQHLKHAGDPFSRRNASHFPLELPKLNVVVPTPSIPYPVSSFPALTGSHRGSLPAISKKCHPRLTKPKEEPHRFKSYYMPPLERRPDEC from the exons ATGAGTCTGGAGCGGAACAGCCCTCGGTCCGAGCGCAGGACCCCGTCACTGTCTCACAGAG ATTACAGAACCATCCGGAAGATCGGAGAGGGAACGTTTTCTGAGGTCATGAAGGTCCAGAGTCTGAGGGACGGAAAACACTACGCCTGTAAAACCATGAAACAACCCATCGAGAG TGTGGATCAGGCTCACAATCTCAGGGAGGTTCAAGCCATGAAGCGTTTGGGTCCCCATCCCAACATCCTCCAGCTTCATGAGCTCATTTA CGATAAAGACACAGGAACGCTGTCACTCATCTGTGAGCTCATGGAGATGAACATATACGAGTTTATTAAAGGTACGGTACGGTGTGTTTGCTGTGTTGAAGTGCTTCACACGGAAGTAAATGTGTCTTGTGTTCCTCCTCCAGGCCGCCAGTGTCCTCTAGCGGAGAGTAAAGTCAAGCACTACATGTTCCAGCTGTGCCGCTCTCTGGATCACATGCACAG TCATGGAATATTCCACAGAGACGTGAAGCCAGAGAACATCTTGATCAAA AACGATGTGCTGAAGCTGGCAGACTTCGGCTCCTGCAGGAGCATCTTCTCCAGACCTCCTCACACCGAGTACATCTCCACACGCTGGTACCGAGCGCCCGAGTGCCTGCTGACCGACGGACACTACTCGCAGAAGATGGACGTGTGGAGCGCCGGATGCGTCTTCTTCGAGATCCTCAG TCTGAGCCCTTTATTCCCCGGACGAAACGAGTTAGACCAGGTCAACAAGATCCACGACGTGCTGGGCACGCCGGACATCACGCTGCTGCAGAAGTTCAAACA GTCTCGTGCGATGCGCTTTGATTTCCCTCCTCGCAAAGGCTGTGGGATTTCCCATCTGATCCCTCAGTGTTCTGCAGCTGCGCTGTCTCTGCTGCACCTGATGCTGACCTACGACCCCGAGGAGCGCATCAGCGCCCGCGCAGCACTGCAGCACCCCTGCTTCAGAGACCTGCG GATGTCTGAGAGGAAAGCAGCGAGTCTGCGGAAGGCGATCGGAGCTGTAGAGGGAGAATCCAGCGGGATTCCTGCATCCGTGGATCAGCTGTGGAGAATCGCACGGCAGGGGAGACGACAG CATCTCAAGCACGCCGGCGACCCGTTCAGCCGACGAAACGCCTCACATTTCCCTCTGGAGCTACCAAAACTCAACGTGGTGGTCCCCACACCCAGCATCCCTTACCCAGTGTCCAGCTTCCCAGCGCTGACCGGTTCACACCGCGGCTCTCTGCCTGCCATCTCCAAAAAGTGCCACCCGCGTCTGACTAAA CCCAAAGAAGAGCCACACCGTTTCAAGAGCTACTACATGCCTCCGCTGGAGCGCCGTCCAGACGAGTGCTGA
- the LOC109071264 gene encoding MAPK/MAK/MRK overlapping kinase-like isoform X3, translating to MSLERNSPRSERRTPSLSHRDYRTIRKIGEGTFSEVMKVQSLRDGKHYACKTMKQPIESVDQAHNLREVQAMKRLGPHPNILQLHELIYDKDTGTLSLICELMEMNIYEFIKGRQCPLAESKVKHYMFQLCRSLDHMHSHGIFHRDVKPENILIKNDVLKLADFGSCRSIFSRPPHTEYISTRWYRAPECLLTDGHYSQKMDVWSAGCVFFEILSLSPLFPGRNELDQVNKIHDVLGTPDITLLQKFKQSRAMRFDFPPRKGCGISHLIPQCSAAALSLLHLMLTYDPEERISARAALQHPCFRDLRMSERKAASLRKAIGAVEGESSGIPASVDQLWRIARQGRRQHLKHAGDPFSRRNASHFPLELPKLNVVVPTPSIPYPVSSFPALTGSHRGSLPAISKKCHPRLTKPKEEPHRFKSYYMPPLERRPDEC from the exons ATGAGTCTGGAGCGGAACAGCCCTCGGTCCGAGCGCAGGACCCCGTCACTGTCTCACAGAG ATTACAGAACCATCCGGAAGATCGGAGAGGGAACGTTTTCTGAGGTCATGAAGGTCCAGAGTCTGAGGGACGGAAAACACTACGCCTGTAAAACCATGAAACAACCCATCGAGAG TGTGGATCAGGCTCACAATCTCAGGGAGGTTCAAGCCATGAAGCGTTTGGGTCCCCATCCCAACATCCTCCAGCTTCATGAGCTCATTTA CGATAAAGACACAGGAACGCTGTCACTCATCTGTGAGCTCATGGAGATGAACATATACGAGTTTATTAAAG GCCGCCAGTGTCCTCTAGCGGAGAGTAAAGTCAAGCACTACATGTTCCAGCTGTGCCGCTCTCTGGATCACATGCACAG TCATGGAATATTCCACAGAGACGTGAAGCCAGAGAACATCTTGATCAAA AACGATGTGCTGAAGCTGGCAGACTTCGGCTCCTGCAGGAGCATCTTCTCCAGACCTCCTCACACCGAGTACATCTCCACACGCTGGTACCGAGCGCCCGAGTGCCTGCTGACCGACGGACACTACTCGCAGAAGATGGACGTGTGGAGCGCCGGATGCGTCTTCTTCGAGATCCTCAG TCTGAGCCCTTTATTCCCCGGACGAAACGAGTTAGACCAGGTCAACAAGATCCACGACGTGCTGGGCACGCCGGACATCACGCTGCTGCAGAAGTTCAAACA GTCTCGTGCGATGCGCTTTGATTTCCCTCCTCGCAAAGGCTGTGGGATTTCCCATCTGATCCCTCAGTGTTCTGCAGCTGCGCTGTCTCTGCTGCACCTGATGCTGACCTACGACCCCGAGGAGCGCATCAGCGCCCGCGCAGCACTGCAGCACCCCTGCTTCAGAGACCTGCG GATGTCTGAGAGGAAAGCAGCGAGTCTGCGGAAGGCGATCGGAGCTGTAGAGGGAGAATCCAGCGGGATTCCTGCATCCGTGGATCAGCTGTGGAGAATCGCACGGCAGGGGAGACGACAG CATCTCAAGCACGCCGGCGACCCGTTCAGCCGACGAAACGCCTCACATTTCCCTCTGGAGCTACCAAAACTCAACGTGGTGGTCCCCACACCCAGCATCCCTTACCCAGTGTCCAGCTTCCCAGCGCTGACCGGTTCACACCGCGGCTCTCTGCCTGCCATCTCCAAAAAGTGCCACCCGCGTCTGACTAAA CCCAAAGAAGAGCCACACCGTTTCAAGAGCTACTACATGCCTCCGCTGGAGCGCCGTCCAGACGAGTGCTGA